In Zygosaccharomyces rouxii strain CBS732 chromosome F complete sequence, a single window of DNA contains:
- a CDS encoding uncharacterized protein (some similarities with uniprot|Q03080 Saccharomyces cerevisiae YPL039W Hypothetical ORF): MNLLALRKKQFLVLNRFLISHFIKETLDKYAHLLNIEDDNFDSKAIQFMETVLKRSHSSRLQFKTVCCIVTKFLKCCNENIMGSNYMRHLKYDFLKLVVASFVLSVPNRTNDYGQRLITRDHCYALFSRVTGLSLDEVTNCSSIVRAVLIHNHPEREQDSPNWSHLREEGYVKTTEIEQFDRASKKMVQEYFQLF, from the coding sequence tttaCTAGCACTTCGTAAGAAACAGTTTCTAGTTTTAAACCGATTTTTAATTTCACATTTTATCAAAGAAACGCTGGACAAGTATGCTCATCTCCTAAACATTGAAGACGATAATTTCGATTCCAAAGCCATCCAGTTCATGGAAACagtattgaaaagatcacaCTCAAGCAGGCTACAGTTTAAGACGGTCTGTTGCATCgtaaccaaatttttaaagtGTTGCAATGAAAACATTATGGGGTCCAACTACATGAGACATCTGAAATAcgattttttgaaattggtagTAGCATCATTTGTACTAAGTGTTCCCAACAGAACCAATGATTATGGCCAAAGACTAATTACAAGGGACCACTGCTATGCGCTTTTCAGTAGGGTGACAGGTCTTTCGCTGGACGAAGTGACTAACTGTAGTTCCATTGTACGTGCGGTACTAATCCATAACCATCCTGAGAGGGAGCAGGACTCACCTAACTGGTCCCATTTAAGAGAAGAAGGTTACGTGAAGACTAcagaaattgaacaatttgatagggcatcaaagaaaatggttCAGGAATATTTCCAACTATTCTAA